The following are encoded together in the Planktothrix sp. FACHB-1365 genome:
- a CDS encoding serine/threonine-protein kinase, whose amino-acid sequence MIYCLNSNCPKPYNSDQSQFCLSCGTPLRLKDRYRAIDIIGQGGFGKTFLAIDEDKPSKPRCVIKQFFPQSQDAEAIQKASELFEQEAIRLDELGKHPHIPELLAYIPIEQQQYLIQEFIDGENLAKILTQEGAFKENQIQSLLICLLPILEFIHTKNVIHRDIKPANIIRCLNGQFVLVDFGSAKFTQKTAFTVTGTIIGTSDYIAPEQAKGKGIFASDLYSLGVTCLHLLTQVEPINLFDDQEGIWVWREYLKYPVSEEFGLILDKMIESAIKRRYQSARDILTDLNSKLSSSAVKGLGNDNLGKLASQTFTLPLTNQSQTWQCVKTLIGHTWVVYSVAITPDGKKIVSGSEDFTIKIWDLQTGELKKTLKRNAGEIRVIKISPNGKMIISGCSDGTVKLWDLEKGKEICILEEYPSRVQAVAISPNGNLVASGGMEYGSTVDYLFVQVRNIEDKTAIKTTMFSTGPSMRRQKISSIVFDPTGSAFVSDYFFSWLQLWNTDTCQAIHREFRGHTERVLSICFSFDSQVLVSGSADNTIKIWNPSTGRLIQTLEGHSGGVYALAITSDNKILVSGSEDQTIKLWEIETGEEICTLTGHKGIVYSVAISPDNQTIVSGSQDGTIKIWRSVLG is encoded by the coding sequence ATGATTTATTGTTTAAATTCTAATTGTCCTAAACCCTATAATTCTGATCAAAGTCAATTTTGTTTAAGTTGTGGAACTCCACTGCGATTAAAAGACCGATATCGAGCGATTGATATTATCGGACAAGGGGGATTTGGTAAAACGTTTTTAGCCATTGATGAGGATAAACCCTCTAAACCGCGTTGTGTGATCAAGCAATTTTTTCCCCAGTCTCAAGATGCTGAAGCGATACAAAAAGCATCGGAATTATTTGAACAAGAAGCAATTCGTTTAGATGAATTAGGGAAACATCCTCATATTCCTGAACTTTTGGCTTATATTCCCATTGAACAACAACAATATTTAATCCAAGAATTTATAGACGGGGAAAATTTAGCTAAAATTCTCACTCAGGAAGGAGCTTTTAAGGAAAATCAGATTCAATCTTTGTTAATCTGTTTACTTCCGATATTAGAGTTTATTCATACTAAAAATGTTATTCACCGAGATATTAAACCTGCTAATATTATTCGTTGTCTGAATGGTCAATTTGTTTTAGTTGATTTTGGTTCGGCTAAATTTACCCAAAAAACGGCTTTTACGGTGACAGGAACGATTATCGGTACTTCTGATTATATCGCGCCGGAACAAGCCAAGGGAAAGGGTATTTTTGCGAGTGATCTTTATAGTTTAGGGGTGACTTGTCTGCATTTATTAACGCAAGTGGAACCGATTAATTTATTTGATGATCAGGAGGGAATTTGGGTCTGGAGAGAGTATTTAAAATATCCGGTGAGTGAGGAATTTGGGTTGATTTTGGATAAAATGATTGAAAGTGCGATTAAACGACGTTATCAGTCTGCTAGGGATATTTTAACCGATTTGAATTCTAAGTTATCGAGTTCAGCTGTTAAGGGATTAGGAAACGATAATTTAGGAAAATTAGCAAGCCAGACGTTTACACTGCCTTTAACAAATCAATCGCAAACTTGGCAATGTGTTAAAACGTTAATTGGTCATACTTGGGTAGTTTATTCTGTTGCAATTACTCCTGATGGTAAAAAAATTGTTAGTGGTAGTGAAGATTTTACAATTAAAATTTGGGATTTACAAACAGGAGAATTGAAAAAAACACTAAAAAGGAATGCAGGAGAAATCAGAGTAATTAAAATTAGCCCAAATGGAAAGATGATCATAAGTGGCTGTTCTGATGGAACAGTTAAACTCTGGGACTTAGAAAAAGGAAAAGAAATTTGTATTTTAGAAGAATATCCGTCACGAGTTCAAGCTGTAGCAATTAGTCCAAATGGAAACTTAGTGGCAAGTGGAGGTATGGAATATGGATCAACAGTTGACTATCTATTTGTTCAAGTCAGGAATATAGAAGATAAAACAGCTATTAAAACAACAATGTTTTCAACAGGGCCTTCAATGAGACGCCAAAAAATAAGTTCAATAGTATTTGATCCTACTGGTTCAGCTTTTGTTAGTGACTATTTCTTCTCTTGGTTACAATTATGGAATACTGATACTTGTCAGGCTATTCACAGAGAATTTAGGGGACATACAGAACGAGTTTTATCTATTTGTTTTAGTTTTGATAGCCAAGTATTAGTGAGTGGAAGTGCAGATAATACAATAAAAATCTGGAATCCCTCAACAGGAAGATTAATCCAAACCTTAGAAGGACATTCAGGCGGTGTTTATGCTCTTGCGATTACTTCAGATAATAAAATATTAGTGAGTGGAAGTGAAGACCAAACAATTAAATTGTGGGAAATAGAAACAGGGGAAGAAATTTGTACATTAACCGGACATAAGGGGATTGTTTATTCCGTTGCAATTAGTCCCGATAATCAAACTATTGTTAGCGGGAGTCAAGATGGAACGATTAAAATCTGGCGTTCGGTGTTGGGATGA
- a CDS encoding Crp/Fnr family transcriptional regulator: MNLPEFLRQTQFFLNLPDDQIEALAGISVLKRYPKGELIFEEGDEGNGFFIVVTGRVKVFKLSFEGKEQILHIFNPGEHFAEVPAFDGQCFPASAEALEPTELLFFPRTAFLNLLHHHPSLAVSLLAVCSRHLRRFAQIIENLSLKDVPERLATYLLYLSQRTGNFDTLELDLTKTQLAALLGTIPETLSRVFARLTQEGLIAINGSSITILDRNELIRRAKISFFDEKL, encoded by the coding sequence ATGAATCTACCTGAATTTTTGCGACAAACTCAATTTTTCTTAAATCTCCCCGATGACCAAATTGAGGCGTTAGCGGGTATTAGTGTTTTGAAACGGTATCCCAAAGGAGAGTTGATTTTTGAAGAGGGAGATGAAGGAAATGGATTTTTTATCGTTGTGACTGGACGGGTCAAAGTATTTAAACTATCCTTTGAGGGAAAAGAACAAATTTTACATATTTTTAACCCCGGAGAACATTTTGCGGAAGTTCCCGCCTTTGACGGTCAATGTTTTCCGGCTTCTGCTGAAGCGTTGGAGCCCACAGAATTATTATTTTTTCCGAGAACTGCTTTTTTAAACCTCCTCCATCATCATCCTTCTTTAGCAGTGAGTTTATTAGCCGTTTGTTCCCGTCATTTACGTCGTTTCGCTCAAATTATCGAAAATTTGTCTTTAAAGGATGTTCCTGAACGATTAGCAACTTATTTATTATATCTGAGCCAAAGGACAGGAAATTTCGACACCTTAGAATTAGACTTGACGAAAACTCAATTGGCTGCTTTACTGGGAACAATCCCAGAAACATTATCCAGAGTGTTTGCTCGATTAACTCAAGAGGGTTTAATTGCCATTAACGGCTCATCCATTACTATTTTAGATCGCAATGAATTGATCCGCCGAGCCAAAATTTCATTTTTTGATGAAAAACTCTAA
- a CDS encoding pentapeptide repeat-containing protein — MANLVQDKLISNSNQSLSLSSTEYPLYTRLKMSADLIYEFFLNRVQTDSPGAVLDSFEQLFFYLLCPQKPEIKVALEEILSYEEGEPHFQGIVKRCCYILINNWLLKRQHSFIRKLINKLSESPDCNQTCLSIQESRLLLWLKTFLASEDYQELLRCANLERSDWSSRYQSYLLVSQYLNPHNSREQKEVARTLIKQLKDQYKFDLAMYIARLESPTGRNRQPKNPTQLGDEVVSLIKQTISTQRVFNYGTQANLFLNNTQNFSYEKFKQCLPQYLMFHINQQYPANIIREKIEEKLESLYSIHDNTIVSKPLISRTCNRLIEYLLIEKGKPPSFLFNLMIRQGGQLTLVILLLKLVLIGNSSRSYLDICIAHLIQFYQDHAEARCQGVIQFLEIFNLVFTLFTENVQYFLVKTKAGLPGTQSETELNTYRLFCQYKGPDLRNTNVKELQLKGKDLRGADLRDVDLKSIELIQVDLSLAKLSRADLSHGIFTDTKFFISNLNYTNLMDATLTRTDFRRAELKHANLTCTNLKQANFNRADLTGAIITHANLQEADLGNADLTEANLSESNLQLANLNAANLTRANLSYTNLTNVNLSRANLQGANLQGADLRGANLTAANLENVNLRGAILERAVFTQANLKSANLVDANLTAATLTQTDLSQAILIHSQLRDTNLSQSILRHADLTEVDLTRANLKQVDFSYACLKNAIVRHTNLKDAILLYTDLRGANLFRSGIAEAQITKIKLGNNSGLSDQTRIFLDGEEIN, encoded by the coding sequence ATGGCTAACCTCGTTCAAGATAAATTGATTAGTAATTCTAATCAATCTTTGTCGTTATCTTCTACAGAGTATCCTCTTTATACTCGTTTAAAAATGAGTGCAGACCTAATTTACGAATTCTTTTTAAATCGGGTACAAACGGATAGCCCCGGAGCCGTTTTAGATTCCTTTGAACAATTATTTTTTTATCTCCTGTGTCCCCAAAAGCCAGAGATTAAAGTCGCCTTAGAGGAGATTTTAAGTTATGAGGAAGGAGAACCCCATTTTCAAGGAATTGTCAAGCGCTGTTGTTATATCCTGATTAATAATTGGTTGCTGAAGCGTCAACACAGCTTTATTAGAAAACTGATTAATAAACTCTCAGAATCCCCAGATTGTAATCAAACCTGCTTATCAATTCAAGAAAGCCGCCTCCTGTTATGGCTGAAAACTTTTTTAGCCAGCGAAGATTATCAAGAGTTGCTACGATGCGCCAACTTAGAGCGGAGTGACTGGAGTAGTCGTTATCAATCTTATTTATTAGTTTCCCAATACCTTAACCCCCACAATTCTAGGGAACAAAAAGAAGTCGCGCGAACGTTAATTAAACAGCTTAAAGATCAATATAAATTTGATTTAGCGATGTATATTGCTCGGTTGGAATCTCCAACGGGTCGAAATCGTCAGCCTAAAAACCCGACTCAATTAGGAGATGAAGTCGTGAGTTTAATTAAACAAACGATTTCTACCCAGCGCGTGTTTAATTATGGAACTCAAGCTAATTTATTTTTAAATAATACTCAAAATTTTAGTTATGAAAAATTTAAACAGTGTTTACCTCAATATTTGATGTTTCACATCAATCAACAATATCCTGCTAATATTATCCGGGAGAAAATAGAAGAAAAACTGGAATCTTTATACTCTATTCATGATAATACTATTGTTAGTAAACCCTTAATTAGCAGAACTTGTAATCGTCTCATTGAATATTTATTAATTGAAAAAGGAAAACCACCCTCCTTTTTATTTAATTTAATGATTCGCCAAGGGGGTCAACTGACCTTAGTGATTTTATTATTAAAATTAGTGCTGATTGGCAATTCTTCCCGCAGCTATTTAGATATTTGTATTGCTCATTTAATTCAATTCTATCAAGACCATGCAGAAGCCAGATGTCAAGGAGTCATTCAGTTCTTAGAAATTTTTAATTTAGTGTTTACTTTATTTACTGAAAACGTCCAATATTTTTTAGTAAAAACAAAAGCGGGGCTACCCGGAACTCAATCCGAAACAGAATTAAACACCTATCGCCTATTTTGTCAATATAAAGGCCCCGATTTACGCAATACTAATGTTAAAGAATTGCAGTTAAAAGGAAAAGATTTACGCGGGGCAGATTTACGCGATGTAGATTTAAAATCTATTGAACTGATTCAAGTAGATTTAAGCCTTGCTAAACTAAGCCGTGCCGATTTAAGTCACGGAATCTTTACAGACACCAAATTTTTTATTTCTAACCTAAATTATACGAACCTGATGGATGCCACTTTAACCCGAACAGATTTTCGTCGAGCCGAATTAAAACACGCTAACTTAACCTGTACGAATTTAAAACAAGCCAATTTTAATCGCGCTGATTTAACGGGAGCCATCATTACCCATGCTAATTTACAAGAAGCTGATTTAGGAAATGCCGATTTAACCGAAGCCAATTTATCTGAGTCTAATCTACAACTGGCTAACTTAAATGCAGCCAATTTAACCAGAGCAAATTTAAGTTATACGAATCTAACTAATGTGAATTTAAGTCGAGCCAATCTTCAAGGCGCAAATCTCCAAGGCGCTGACTTACGCGGGGCTAATTTAACTGCTGCTAATTTAGAAAATGTTAATTTACGAGGAGCCATTTTAGAGCGGGCTGTCTTCACCCAAGCCAACCTAAAATCAGCCAATTTAGTCGATGCTAATCTCACGGCTGCAACTCTCACTCAAACCGATTTAAGTCAAGCTATTTTGATTCATTCCCAACTGCGAGATACGAATTTATCTCAAAGCATTCTCCGTCATGCAGACTTAACAGAAGTCGATTTAACCCGTGCTAATTTAAAGCAAGTTGATTTTAGTTATGCCTGTTTAAAAAATGCCATTGTCCGTCATACAAATTTGAAAGATGCAATTTTATTATATACCGATTTACGGGGAGCCAATTTATTCCGCAGTGGCATTGCTGAAGCTCAAATTACAAAGATTAAATTAGGCAATAATTCGGGTTTATCAGATCAAACTCGAATTTTCTTGGATGGTGAAGAAATTAATTAA